The genome window TCAAAATCGCCTCTCCGCTTGAGAGGGTCGCTACGATCGACGACGGGTTTGTAGAGAGCGTCATGACGCATCTTGGCGTGATCGACAAGGTAAAGCTAATCGGCTCATGGTCCATGAAGCGAGACTACAAATACGACTTCACCACCAAGGCGGGCGAAGCTTACACGCTTCGCGGATGGAATGTCATGAAATACCTTCATCCGTGGCTTAATGATCTACCGTGCGTAAATTCTCCGCAAGGAAACGTCGTAAATTTTGAGGCCTTAGCAAACGAAAATCCGCAGCTAGTGATCCTTCGTATCGGAGACTGCACGCTGCGCGGCTCAAATAAAGACGCCGTGGAAAAAACGATCGCGACTATCGAGGCTCTGGGCATCCCGCTTGCCGTGATCTACGCTCCAAGAGGCGCCGAAATCGCAACCATGCAAGAGGAGATGCGGGTGCTCGGAGAGATATTTGGGCAAAAGGACAAGGCCCTAAAGCTCTTTGAATACCTCGACAAAACCCAAAAACTCGTGCAGGAGCGCACGGCAAATTTAAAAGAGGATCAAAAGGTCAGCATGCTCTACATGGGGCTTAATCCAAACATCCGCAAAAACGGCGGCGTAGCGAGCGCTTACGGCGTAAATACCCCAGAATCCTTCATCATCGAAAATATCGCGGGTGCTAAAAACGCCTTTAGAGGCGACGGCTCAAACGTGATTTTAAGCACCGAGCAGCTTTACGCGATAGATCCCGACGTCATCGTGCTGCCGACCTCAAACGGCTACCATCCGGCAAGCGAGCTTTTAAGCTCGGCAGATTTTGAAAAGCTAGAGGAGCTAAAAGCGATCAAAAACAAGCGCGTTTACGCCATGCCGTGGTCGCCGATGAACTGCGCGCGCCGCGTGGAGTATCCGATAGATATCCTCATAATCGCAAAAGCGGCCTATCCGCAGCTCTTTTCTGACATCAAGGTTCATAAATTCGTCCTTGATTTTTACAAAGACGTTTACGGCGTGAGCGAGGAGCAGGCAAAAGCTCTTAGAAGCGAGCAAATTTTAGACTGGACGGTAGAGTATGACTTTTAAGCCCGGCGCTTTTAAGTCAAATTTACTATTTTTATTCGTTCTTTTGGGCGCGCTTTTGCTCTGTATGATCGCGGCGCTCATGCTCGGGGATTATAAAATTTCGATCGCTAAAATTTTAGACGTTTTAAATTTGAAAATTTTTGACATCCCCGCCGCAGGCATCTCTAAGATGGATCAAACCGTCATCTTTGAAATCAGAATGCCTAGAATTTTAACCGCCGTGATAGTGGGCTTCGCGCTTTCAAACGCGGGCGCGATATATCAGGCCTGCTTTAAAAACCCGCTCGTGGAGCCCTTTATACTGGGAGCTAGCTCGGGCGCGGCATTGGGTGCGGCGCTAGCGATACTATTTTCGGGTATATTTTTTAATATCGCTTTAAGCGCGTTTGCTTTTTCGTTTTTTGCGGTGTTTTTGTCCTACACGCTCGCAAAAAACGGCGGCATAGTGCCCGTGGTGGGTCTTATCCTGTCGGGCGTCATCGTAAGCTCGATATTTTCGGCGTGCGTATCGATCGTAAAATACGTCAGCGAGGACGCGCAGCTAAGAGAGATTACATTTTGGATGATGGGCGGGCTGTACTACTCCAAATGGCAAAGCCTAGGCGAGATCGCCTTGGTCACGGGAGTTTGCTTTTTGGCGCTTTGCACGCTTGCGTGGAAGTTAAATTTACTAAGCCTGGGCGACGATCAGGCAAGAAGCCTCGGCATAAACCCCGAAAAATACAAGCTTATATTTATAACGATCGCTACATTGATGACCGCCGTATGCGTGGCAAACGTGGGTATCATCGCCTGGATCGGACTCATCATGCCTCACGTCGCGCGCCTAATTAGCGGCCCGGATAACAGATGGGTGCTGCCGCTATCGGGGCTCATAGGCGCGCTGTATCTGCTCATATGCGATACGCTCGCGCGCACGGTAGCGATGGCTGAGATTCCCGTGGGCATCATAACCTCTTTGGTGGGCGCGCCCTTTCTCATCGCGCTTTTAAGAAGCAAGGCAAAGGAGCTGCTAAAATGATACTGCAAACGAAAAATTTATCCTTTAGCTACGGCGGATTTGGCCTCGAAGACGTAAGCATTGAGATCAAAAGAGGCAGCATATGCGGGCTTTTGGGCACTAACGGCAGCGGCAAGAGCACGTTTTTTAACTGCTGTATGAAATTTCTAAGTATCAAAGGCGGCGAAATTTACGTTGATTCGCAAAACACGAAGCACAAAAGCCCCGCGTGGATGGCTAAAAACATCGCCTACGTCGCGCAGCATACCGAGCTGCATTTTCCATTTTTCGTAAGGGATATCGTCCTAATGGGGCGCTCCACGCACGTAAAGAGCCTGTTTGGCTTTAGCAAAGAGGACAAAAGGGCGGTGAGCGAGGCGATGGAGTTTATCGGCATCTCGCATCTAGCGGATAAAAAGATGAACGAGCTTAGCGGCGGGCAGCGGCAGCTAGTTTTTATCGCTAGGGCGCTCGCGCAGGATACGCCGCTGATACTGCTTGACGAGCCCACGTCCGCGCTTGATTTTAAAAACCAGATCACGCTTTGGAAAATTTTAAAAAAGATCGCTGCGGGCGGCAAGACGATCGTCATCTGCACGCACGAGCCAAACCACATCCTTTGGTTTTGCGACGAAGTGATAGTATTTAATGGCGGGCGGATCGTCTCAAAAGGCAGCGTCGCACAGGTCTTAAACGACGAGCTGCTGACTGAAATTTACGGCGACGTCTGCACCTTTGAAAGGCTCGCGCAAAAAGAGGTGATCCTACCTAAGCTTTAGCTACTCCTCCAAACTATACCCGATACTGCGCACGGTTTTGATTAGCTCAAAGGGTAGCTTTGCGCGTAGTTGGCGCACGAGCGAGCGCAGGCGATCGGACGAGACCTCTTCGTCCTTATAGATACTCCACTCAAGCTCCTGGATCGTTACTACGTGCGGGGCGTTTTTGGCCAAAATTTCTAAAAACAATCCCTCTTTTTTGCCGAGCATTATGTTCGTGCCGTTTATGTGCAGCGTGAGGCTGTTTTTGTCGTAGATAGCGCCGTTTTTTAGCTCAAATTTGCTTCCGAGCAAAATTCGGCAGTTTCTAAACACGCGAAACAAAAACTCCTCCGGCAAAAACGGCTTAACCATAAAGTCGTCGTATTTGGCGTAGTAAATTTTCTTATAAAGCGCGGGGATGGCCTTATCTACGAGGATCATAACGGGAGTTAGACTCCCGTTATCTCGCAGAAATTTGACCGACTCAAAATTTGCTAGATCCTTCGTCTTTACGTCGATGACGTAAAAGATGTAGCGGTTGCCGTTGTAATAATCCTCCTTTAGCTCGCTTAAATTTTCAAAACGAACTATGCGGATGTTAAAGCGGTAAAGCGCGGCGTTGAGGTTTAGTTGCATCTCCACGTCGTCGCTAACGAGCAAAATTTTCTTCATTTTAGCCTACTTTTTGGTGGCATTGCCTTCTTTATTTTCCACTTTAGGCCCCACATAATCCTCCCCGAAATAAGCCTTCTTTATCTCTTCTTTTTTGATTGCGGCTTTCTTTTCGTAGATTTTGTATTCAGGCTTCCAGTAGTTTAGCATATTGTTTAGCCCGCTGTGGCCTACCTCGGCGTGACAGCTAGCGCAGGTTAGTTGCTTATCCGTATTTAGCAAGCTTTGATAGTGAGCGTGCATCTTTTGAGCTTGCGGGCTTGTTAGTTTATTGTCTACCAAATTCGTATGGCAGCTAACGCAACCGTTGTCAAATACGAAGTGCTCTCTTTTCTCTCTGTTTTTATGCCAGTCTATAGCCTCCGGATCTTTAAAGAAATGAATATATCCCTCCATTAGTCCGTTTTTAGCTTTAACTAGGACGTATTTGGCTAGGTTGTCGTGAGGTATGTGGCAGTCTACGCATTTAGCCCTTACTCCGCTTTTGCCTTTGCCGCTATGTACGTCGCTACTATAAGCTATAACCATAGGATCCATCTCGTGGCATACTACGCAAAACTTCTCTCCGCTAGTTTCTTCTAGGGCGTAATGCACGGGAAGTACGACTAAAAACCCTATAATGCCGCTTACTAATATAATAAGCGCTAGTACTTTCTTTGAAATTTTCATGGCGTTACCCCCATCCATTGCGGAACTTCGTGTTCGTGGCACTCCGTGCACATATTGGTTGATTTTTTATGCTCGTTGTGGCACTCGTCGCAGTATAGCGTAGGGCCGTCGTGAACCGAGTTGTGGGGATTTGCTTTTAGCAGATCCATGTATTCTAGTCTTTTAGCTATCTTTTTCTTGTCGCCGTGACAGGATAAACAGCCTTTATCGCCGATAGATTTAAATTTACTAGCGTCGTTTCCTTGTCCTTCGTGACAATCAAGACAGGTGAAGCTTAGCTTTTCGTGATGAGGCTTTAGCGGGTGTTTGGCTCGCAGTTCATCGGTGACGTTAAGATCGACTAAAGACGTTATCTTTGCGCTTGGGGTTCCTGCGCTAAATGCAAAAGAGCATAGCAGCATAGATGCGCACAAGGCGAGAAACGCTTTATGTTTCATGCGAATTCCTTTCTGTGAGGAGTTAAAGAGATATACTCTTTTACCTTTAAATTTGAGGGGCAAATTTGGTTTTTAAATTTAACTCTTTAAGTAAAAAATAACCTCAAACGGTTATTTTTTACTTTGTTGTAAAGGGGGTGGGGGCTTAAATTGCGAAGTCGCTCCCCACCCCCTTTAATCCCCCTCCCCCTACGACGCTTTTAAGGTGGCGACACTGCTTTGCCTTGCAGGCAAAGCGTCGCAGTTTGGGAAGTGAATTTTATAAATTTGCCGTCAAATTTAATCAAATATCGCAAGCCAAATTTGACCTGCGATACGAAATTAAAACGAATTATCGCGAGCTTTAGGCGAGGCGGATCTAAATTTTAGAGCGCAGATAGAACATTTCGTTCATCTAGCGATAAAATTTAGAACCAACGAAGTATAAACTCGCGAGAACTTCGTTTTACCAAATTTAGATATTCTCTCCGGCTATCATTCCGAAAACTATACAATCGGTTATCGCAACCGTGCCTAGCCTGCTCGCGCCGTGCGTACCGCCTGTGATCTCGCCTGCAGCGTAGAGGCCCGGGATCGGTTTATTCGTCTTACTTGAGATGACCTCGGCTTTGGTATTTATTTTTAGTCCGCCCATGGTGTGGTGAGGCTTCGGCGATAGGCGGATGACGTAGAACGGTCCAGCTTCGTTGATCTCGCTTAGCGCGCTTTCTTGTTTGCCGAATTCATCTTTTTTAGCCTTGACGCCTTCGTTGTATTTTTTGACGCTTTCTTTAAGTGCGTCCGCAGGCACGCCGTATTTTTTAGCGATATCGTCTAGCGTAGCGCACTCGCCGACTAGCTTGCCGCTACCCATGCCTTTTTGGATGATCTCTTCGCTTAGGTCTTTAAACGCCATTTTGGTGTCGGCGAAGGTTATCGGATATGCGCCCGGTTTTTCGCGTAAAATTTTAAACTCGGCGTCCGCGCGGGTTTTGCGGTCGGCTAGCTCGTTCATAAAGCGCTTGCCGGTGCGTATATCGACCGCGATGCCGTATTTAAACGTGCCTTGCTGCGTCAAAATCGGAGCGGTGCCAAAGCCCTTTTCATCCGGGCTCGCCCACGGACCAAACTGGATCCAGTCTACTTGCACCGGATACGCACCGATCTCAAATGCTTTTAGTAGCGCGCCAGCAGTCGCTCCCGGGTGGTTCGTGCTATCGACGTCATCCGGAATCCTCGGGTCTTGAAGCTTTCTAAACGCCTTATCGCGGCAAAATCCGCCCGCAGCCAAAACTACGCCCTTGTTTGCCTTTAGCGTTTTTTTCGTGCCGCTCGTATTTTCTAGGTCGTCGCTGTAAAGCTTATCGTCGAATCTATACTCTTCTCTGATCGTCACGCCCACGACGCGGCCGTCGTCGTCTAGCACGAAGTCGTCAAATTTGGCGCGGCGGCGAAGCTCGCAGCCTTTGTCTTTTAGCGCTTCAAATTTTTCAAGCATCGGCTGGATGTAGCCTGAGCCGCTATCGTTTGTAGTTAGCAGCGAGCGAGCTACGGTATGACCGCCGAAGTGCGCGCAGTGCTCTTTAAACTGAACGCCGTTTTCAAGAAGGAAGTTATACGCGTCCATACCGCGATCGACTAATGTCTCCAAAAGCTCGGTGTGATTGATACCAAGACCGGCTTTTAGACAGTCGGCGATAAACAGCTCTTTGCTGTCTTTGATGTTAGTTTTTGCTTGCACCGGGTTGTTTGCGACCGCCATGCCGCCGCCGTTGATTACGGAGTTACCGCCGATGCGACCCATTTTTTCCAGGATTAGTACCTTGCTGCCTTTTTGCGCCGCTTTTAAGCCCGCCGCAAGTCCCGCAAAGCCTGAGCCGATGATGATCACGTCCCACTCTTCGTCAAATTTGACGTCTTTTACGTTTAACGCGCTTGCTTGCGCATTTACCGCACCCAGCGCGAGCGCGCCCGCACCCGCCATACCTAGCTTTAACAAATCGCGTCTTGACATTTGCTCTTGCATACATTCTCCTTTGGATGAAATATCATGATGGCATTATAATTATATTATCGTGAGTTTGCTGTGAGTTTTATTAAAAATTTACTCTGTCAAAGTTATCCCTAAATTTAGGGGATTTGATGTAAATTTGACTGCGGATAGACGGTTTTATGAGATTTTATTTTTAAGATTTATCAAGATTTTTCTATTAAGGTGTAATCTTTTATGTAATTTTATTTTCAGATTACAGAGCGTGATCAAATTTGAAAAATGCGATCGCGCTCAAATTTTGCTTTTTACGAAAAATCGCAAAATTTAAGCTAATTTCAATATTATTTTGGGTAAATTTCCATTTTTCGGTCCCGTAGCTCAGTTGGTAGAGCACTACCTTGACATGGTAGTGGTCGATGGTTCGAGTCCATTCGGGGCCACCATTTCGCTTCTTTTTGATTCAAATTTTCAAATTTGCTTTATCTTTCGTACCGTAAACCCGAACGCTAAATTTTCGTCAAATTTGCCTACTAAAGCAAAAGTATATTATGTTTTATTTTGAAGTAAAATTTAATGATTAAAGCGCAAAGGCAACCACTCCTTTGCGCAATTTGGGAGAAAAATGAATCAAAACAATGCAAAGACGAGATAGATGCATGATTCATTCGATGAAATATTAGCGTTAGTTTTCTTAAAGTATAATAAAGTATATTGAGAATATTACCGATTTAACAATATTTAAATTTTAATCAATATATTCTACTATATTCAAAACTCAAATTTGACCGCCGTTTAAACCCAAATCAAATAAAACATTAAGTAAAGCTTAAAAACATTTTAGCTAAAATCAAACCCAATTCTTTCAGCGTAAGAAAGATGTTTCGATAAAAAGGACGCAAAATGAGCGATATCATCGCATACAAACTGGATGGAAACATAGTCGATACTCAGAGTATCAACGGGCGAGAAAACGCCGCAGAACCGATTTATTTTGACAACTCCCCCGACGCGCTAAACGTCATCAGGCACTCCTGTGCGCACCTCATGGCGCAAGCAATCAAAGAGCTTTATCCGCAGGCTAAATTTTTTGTCGGACCAAACGTCGAGGACGGATTTTATTATGATTTTAAGGTTGATGATGCCAACAGCAAGCTTAGCGACGAGGATCTAGAGGCGATAGAAGCCAAGATGAAAGAGCTAGCCGAAGCGAAGCTTGATATCGTCAAAGCAAGCTCCACGAAAGCCTTTATGAGCGATAAATTTAAAGACGACGAGCTAAAACAAGAGGTACTAAAACGCATCACCGAGGGCGAAGTCAGTAGCTACAAGCAAGGAAATTTCGAGGATTTGTGCCGCGGACCGCACTTGCCAAATACCAAATTTTTAAGATTTTTTAAACTAACCCGCGTAGCCGGAGCGTATCTTGGCGGCGACGAAACGCGCGAGATGATAAACCGTATCTACGGCACGGCATTTGCCGACAAAGAGAGTCTAAAAGAGCACATCCGCATCATCGAAGAGGCCAAAAAACGCGACCACAGAAAGCTTGGCGTCGAGATGAAGCTGTTTACCTTCGACGAAGAGGTCGGCGGCGG of Campylobacter showae contains these proteins:
- a CDS encoding ABC transporter substrate-binding protein translates to MKFVLGFLLTLGLAFGGEFSIKDMRGAEVKIASPLERVATIDDGFVESVMTHLGVIDKVKLIGSWSMKRDYKYDFTTKAGEAYTLRGWNVMKYLHPWLNDLPCVNSPQGNVVNFEALANENPQLVILRIGDCTLRGSNKDAVEKTIATIEALGIPLAVIYAPRGAEIATMQEEMRVLGEIFGQKDKALKLFEYLDKTQKLVQERTANLKEDQKVSMLYMGLNPNIRKNGGVASAYGVNTPESFIIENIAGAKNAFRGDGSNVILSTEQLYAIDPDVIVLPTSNGYHPASELLSSADFEKLEELKAIKNKRVYAMPWSPMNCARRVEYPIDILIIAKAAYPQLFSDIKVHKFVLDFYKDVYGVSEEQAKALRSEQILDWTVEYDF
- a CDS encoding cytochrome c3 family protein, with protein sequence MKISKKVLALIILVSGIIGFLVVLPVHYALEETSGEKFCVVCHEMDPMVIAYSSDVHSGKGKSGVRAKCVDCHIPHDNLAKYVLVKAKNGLMEGYIHFFKDPEAIDWHKNREKREHFVFDNGCVSCHTNLVDNKLTSPQAQKMHAHYQSLLNTDKQLTCASCHAEVGHSGLNNMLNYWKPEYKIYEKKAAIKKEEIKKAYFGEDYVGPKVENKEGNATKK
- a CDS encoding flavocytochrome c, whose translation is MQEQMSRRDLLKLGMAGAGALALGAVNAQASALNVKDVKFDEEWDVIIIGSGFAGLAAGLKAAQKGSKVLILEKMGRIGGNSVINGGGMAVANNPVQAKTNIKDSKELFIADCLKAGLGINHTELLETLVDRGMDAYNFLLENGVQFKEHCAHFGGHTVARSLLTTNDSGSGYIQPMLEKFEALKDKGCELRRRAKFDDFVLDDDGRVVGVTIREEYRFDDKLYSDDLENTSGTKKTLKANKGVVLAAGGFCRDKAFRKLQDPRIPDDVDSTNHPGATAGALLKAFEIGAYPVQVDWIQFGPWASPDEKGFGTAPILTQQGTFKYGIAVDIRTGKRFMNELADRKTRADAEFKILREKPGAYPITFADTKMAFKDLSEEIIQKGMGSGKLVGECATLDDIAKKYGVPADALKESVKKYNEGVKAKKDEFGKQESALSEINEAGPFYVIRLSPKPHHTMGGLKINTKAEVISSKTNKPIPGLYAAGEITGGTHGASRLGTVAITDCIVFGMIAGENI
- a CDS encoding cytochrome c3 family protein, translating into MKHKAFLALCASMLLCSFAFSAGTPSAKITSLVDLNVTDELRAKHPLKPHHEKLSFTCLDCHEGQGNDASKFKSIGDKGCLSCHGDKKKIAKRLEYMDLLKANPHNSVHDGPTLYCDECHNEHKKSTNMCTECHEHEVPQWMGVTP
- a CDS encoding ABC transporter ATP-binding protein, with amino-acid sequence MILQTKNLSFSYGGFGLEDVSIEIKRGSICGLLGTNGSGKSTFFNCCMKFLSIKGGEIYVDSQNTKHKSPAWMAKNIAYVAQHTELHFPFFVRDIVLMGRSTHVKSLFGFSKEDKRAVSEAMEFIGISHLADKKMNELSGGQRQLVFIARALAQDTPLILLDEPTSALDFKNQITLWKILKKIAAGGKTIVICTHEPNHILWFCDEVIVFNGGRIVSKGSVAQVLNDELLTEIYGDVCTFERLAQKEVILPKL
- a CDS encoding FecCD family ABC transporter permease; protein product: MTFKPGAFKSNLLFLFVLLGALLLCMIAALMLGDYKISIAKILDVLNLKIFDIPAAGISKMDQTVIFEIRMPRILTAVIVGFALSNAGAIYQACFKNPLVEPFILGASSGAALGAALAILFSGIFFNIALSAFAFSFFAVFLSYTLAKNGGIVPVVGLILSGVIVSSIFSACVSIVKYVSEDAQLREITFWMMGGLYYSKWQSLGEIALVTGVCFLALCTLAWKLNLLSLGDDQARSLGINPEKYKLIFITIATLMTAVCVANVGIIAWIGLIMPHVARLISGPDNRWVLPLSGLIGALYLLICDTLARTVAMAEIPVGIITSLVGAPFLIALLRSKAKELLK
- a CDS encoding response regulator transcription factor; this encodes MKKILLVSDDVEMQLNLNAALYRFNIRIVRFENLSELKEDYYNGNRYIFYVIDVKTKDLANFESVKFLRDNGSLTPVMILVDKAIPALYKKIYYAKYDDFMVKPFLPEEFLFRVFRNCRILLGSKFELKNGAIYDKNSLTLHINGTNIMLGKKEGLFLEILAKNAPHVVTIQELEWSIYKDEEVSSDRLRSLVRQLRAKLPFELIKTVRSIGYSLEE